A window of Parafrankia discariae genomic DNA:
GGCTGCTGGACCGCCGAGTGGGTCGCTGGCGGCGGGGCCGCCGGCGTAGCCACCGGGGACGTAACCACGGCGGGTGTCGTCACCCGCACCGGTGTCGGGGACGACGTCGGCGCTGTCGAGGTCGAGGTCGAGGTGACCGCCGCCGGCGAGGCTGACCGGACGGAAGCCGCGTCGTTCACGGGCGGATCAGACGTAGCACCGACGATAATGAACAAAGCGAGCAGGACCGTGATCGTCCCACTGGTCTTGGGATGGCGCCGGCACCAAAGCCAGGCACGCCGAAGAAAGCCCACTGCACCCCCCTGCATGTGACTCTCGACCGAGAGCGATCGCGACGATACGCCGCGGATGGTCACCGACGGCAAGAAGATGCCGAAAACCGCGGAACCTGGGGGAACGGAGTGCTTCCATTGATCCATCGATGACTTACGAGTGCGTCGCCGCGCGGACGGGTCTGATCCGGTTCTTCAGGAGGCGGTGCCCGGGGTACAAGCCACGGCATGGGACCCGCCATCACCAGTCAGCCGGTTCACACCGTCGCGCATGAGGTGCACAGGCTCGCGGTGGACGTCGGCACCTCGTTCCAGGACTTCCGCGAACGCTACGAGCGTGCCGTCCCCCGGTTCGACGAGGAGCGTTTCGCCGCTCTCGCGCGGGAGAACGCCGCCTGGGCGACCGTCGTCCGCGCGACCCACGAGAACGCGCCGCACGGTTTCATCATCTACTGGAGCTTCGACAGCTCGCCGCTCATGGAGCTCGCCGGCGACCGGGGGCGCTGCGTCGAGTACCTGATGGGCAATCATGTCATCGCCCAGCGAATGTTTCACCACAATCCCGGCGTGCTGCTCTACGCGCCACTGCGCACCGCCATACACACCACCCCCGAGGGCAGGATCTGGTTCACCGTCGACCAGCCCAGCACCCGGTTCGCGAGCTTCGGCGATCCCGCGATCACCGAGGTCGGAACCGATCTCGACCGCGAGCTCGCGGCGCTGCTGGAGTACCTGGACGTCCCGGTCCCGGACGCCCTCGAATCAGAAACGGCGGCCGAGGCCCCGAACAACCGCGGCAGCGCCTCAGGGCCTTCCCGGGCCCGCCCCACCACCCGGCCAGCCGCCCACACGCACTCCCGGAATCGTCCCTGAACAGGTTTGCATGCAGTTGATCGTGGTGTTCCGCGGAACACCACGCCGGGACTCCCGCGGGCTCGTGGTCACCGCGAACCAGGCTCGATCCTGGTGTTCCACGGAGCACCAGGACCCACACGCGACCCACCGCGGCTGACAGCTCCGCAGGGGCCGAACCCCACACGTCCGCCACGGTCACCTCCTTCTCCTCCCGGCCGCCGGTTCGCGCTCACCGAGAGCCTCGACGGCGCCTTCG
This region includes:
- a CDS encoding DUF302 domain-containing protein, yielding MGPAITSQPVHTVAHEVHRLAVDVGTSFQDFRERYERAVPRFDEERFAALARENAAWATVVRATHENAPHGFIIYWSFDSSPLMELAGDRGRCVEYLMGNHVIAQRMFHHNPGVLLYAPLRTAIHTTPEGRIWFTVDQPSTRFASFGDPAITEVGTDLDRELAALLEYLDVPVPDALESETAAEAPNNRGSASGPSRARPTTRPAAHTHSRNRP